Proteins from a genomic interval of Hydrogenophaga sp. PAMC20947:
- a CDS encoding MipA/OmpV family protein produces MSKTHAWLTVLMLAGFSGAGSARAEGALSVPEVDEGYLIGASMASSSGHVGNAKQRFSLKPMWAFQVGSVRISRSRANSLMSAGREKSETGLSTNFDIFSDWKLGASLRIDNGRSFDGDPELAGLPDVRTTLRARTSLGRSFGPNWSWSASVDQDLLGREGGLRLSQGVGYRWPVSEKTYWDLSMSTTWGNGRYLQTQYGISNAAAMDTGRQAYLIGSGWESFRTSVQFTHALSDHWVAFGGLDLSQLLRGAAHSPLVGRVTTHGLSVGVAYRSK; encoded by the coding sequence ATGAGCAAAACACACGCATGGCTGACAGTTTTGATGTTGGCTGGGTTCAGTGGAGCCGGGTCGGCCCGGGCCGAAGGCGCACTGAGCGTACCCGAGGTTGACGAGGGCTATTTGATTGGGGCGTCGATGGCCTCGTCTTCCGGTCACGTGGGCAATGCCAAGCAGCGCTTCTCACTCAAACCCATGTGGGCTTTTCAAGTCGGCTCGGTGCGCATTTCGCGCTCGCGGGCCAACTCTTTGATGAGCGCCGGGCGGGAGAAATCCGAAACCGGGCTGAGCACCAACTTCGACATCTTCAGCGATTGGAAGCTGGGCGCTTCACTGCGCATTGACAACGGCCGCAGTTTTGATGGTGACCCCGAGCTGGCGGGGCTGCCTGATGTGCGCACCACTTTGCGCGCCAGGACTTCCTTGGGCCGTTCTTTTGGGCCCAACTGGAGCTGGAGCGCATCGGTTGACCAAGACCTGCTGGGCAGAGAGGGCGGGCTTCGCTTGAGTCAGGGCGTGGGCTACCGCTGGCCGGTTTCAGAGAAGACCTACTGGGACCTGTCCATGTCCACCACCTGGGGCAACGGCCGTTACCTGCAGACGCAATACGGCATCAGCAACGCCGCCGCCATGGACACTGGGCGCCAGGCCTACCTGATCGGCAGTGGCTGGGAGAGCTTTCGCACCAGTGTGCAGTTCACCCACGCCCTCAGCGACCATTGGGTGGCGTTCGGTGGACTCGATCTGTCCCAGCTCCTGCGTGGTGCAGCGCACAGCCCGCTGGTCGGCCGTGTGACCACCCATGGCCTGAGCGTGGGCGTTGCTTACCGCAGCAAATAG
- a CDS encoding alpha/beta hydrolase — MSSSINNLAHLVGTGPRHVIALNGWFGHAQAWGPFVQSLDTTAFTYAFMDQRGYGQRQGSGGPYTFAQIALDALALADNLGWKSFALMGHSMGGGAIQLVLADAPDRVQALVGITPVPASGVPFDEAGWAFFSSAAKDVGARREILNITTGSRLTGTWLDGMAQSSLAHSDVEAFDAYLTAWAKTPFAERIQGKTLPVLVVAGEHDPALGADTCRATWLQHYPNARLEVMANAGHYPMDETPVALATVVESFLREVMPG; from the coding sequence ATGAGCAGCAGCATCAACAACCTCGCCCATTTGGTGGGCACTGGCCCGCGCCACGTGATCGCCCTGAACGGCTGGTTTGGCCATGCCCAGGCTTGGGGCCCGTTCGTGCAAAGCCTCGACACCACAGCCTTCACCTACGCCTTCATGGACCAGCGCGGCTATGGCCAGCGCCAAGGCAGCGGTGGCCCCTACACCTTCGCCCAGATCGCGTTGGACGCGCTCGCCCTGGCCGATAACCTGGGCTGGAAATCGTTTGCGTTGATGGGCCACTCCATGGGCGGCGGGGCGATTCAGCTGGTGTTGGCGGACGCGCCAGACCGTGTGCAGGCACTGGTGGGCATCACACCTGTACCCGCCAGTGGTGTGCCGTTTGACGAAGCGGGCTGGGCATTTTTCTCCAGCGCGGCGAAGGACGTGGGCGCGCGGCGGGAAATTCTCAACATCACCACCGGAAGCCGGCTCACAGGTACCTGGCTGGACGGCATGGCACAAAGCTCGCTCGCCCATTCCGATGTGGAGGCGTTTGACGCTTACCTCACCGCTTGGGCCAAGACACCCTTTGCCGAGCGCATCCAGGGCAAAACCCTGCCGGTGCTGGTCGTGGCCGGTGAGCACGATCCGGCGCTGGGTGCAGACACCTGCCGGGCCACCTGGTTGCAGCACTACCCCAACGCGCGCCTGGAAGTCATGGCCAACGCGGGTCACTACCCCATGGACGAGACACCGGTGGCGCTGGCCACGGTGGTGGAATCTTTCTTGCGCGAAGTCATGCCGGGGTGA
- a CDS encoding glutathione S-transferase N-terminal domain-containing protein produces the protein MITLYSAATPNGHKVSIALEELGLPYQLDVLDLTSGVQKEPAFLAINPNGRIPAIVDHEADDFAVFESGACLIYLAEKTGQLMPSDPKGRSLVMQWLMFQMGGVGPMMGQANVFFRYFPEKIPAVIDRYQGESKRLLRVLDQRLKDHEFLAGGYSIADIANWAWVRTHRWSGVDIDDLPHLKRWRDAIRARPAVARGIERPPSKMDLSRDGDAGAQRFSEQARKMVEMGASHQTTATPTGNNP, from the coding sequence ATGATCACGCTCTATTCAGCCGCCACGCCCAACGGGCACAAGGTTTCCATCGCACTGGAGGAGCTGGGTTTGCCTTACCAGCTCGACGTGCTGGACCTGACCAGTGGTGTGCAGAAGGAACCCGCTTTCCTCGCCATCAACCCCAACGGCCGCATCCCGGCCATCGTGGACCATGAGGCCGATGATTTCGCGGTGTTCGAGTCCGGTGCCTGCCTGATCTATCTGGCGGAAAAAACCGGGCAACTGATGCCCAGCGATCCCAAAGGGCGCTCGCTGGTGATGCAGTGGCTGATGTTCCAGATGGGTGGCGTGGGCCCCATGATGGGTCAGGCCAATGTCTTCTTTCGCTATTTCCCCGAGAAGATTCCGGCGGTCATTGACCGCTACCAGGGCGAAAGCAAGCGCCTGCTTCGGGTGCTCGACCAGCGCCTGAAAGACCACGAGTTCCTGGCCGGTGGGTATTCAATCGCCGATATCGCCAACTGGGCCTGGGTTCGCACCCACCGTTGGTCGGGGGTGGACATCGACGATCTGCCGCACCTCAAGCGCTGGCGCGATGCCATCCGTGCCCGACCCGCCGTGGCCCGGGGCATCGAGCGCCCACCTTCCAAAATGGACCTCAGCCGAGACGGCGACGCAGGTGCCCAGCGCTTCTCCGAGCAGGCGCGCAAGATGGTTGAAATGGGCGCCAGCCATCAGACAACCGCCACGCCCACAGGAAACAACCCATGA
- the pyrF gene encoding orotidine-5'-phosphate decarboxylase, translated as MTFTHMLQRAESQNQSLLCVGLDPDPARFPGALKGDASRIYDFCAAIVDATADLAMAFKPQIAYFAAHRAEAQLERLVAHMKATAPDVPVILDAKRGDIGSTAEQYALEAFERYGADAVTLSPFMGFDSVTPYLKYHGKGAFLLCRTSNPGGDDLQNQRLASVEGQPRVYEHIARLAQGPWNLNGQLGLVVGATYPNEIERVRELAPTLPLLIPGVGAQGGDALATVRAGLRTDANGAITGAVIVSSSRAILYASSGDDFAQAARVEAQRTREMLNAARA; from the coding sequence ATGACCTTCACCCACATGCTGCAGCGCGCCGAATCGCAAAACCAATCCCTGTTGTGTGTGGGCTTGGACCCCGATCCGGCGCGCTTCCCCGGTGCCCTCAAAGGCGACGCCAGCCGGATCTACGATTTTTGTGCGGCCATTGTGGACGCCACGGCCGATCTGGCCATGGCCTTCAAGCCCCAAATCGCCTATTTCGCAGCCCACCGAGCGGAAGCGCAACTGGAGCGGCTGGTGGCGCACATGAAAGCCACCGCACCCGATGTACCGGTCATCCTGGACGCCAAACGCGGCGACATCGGCAGCACCGCCGAACAGTACGCGCTGGAAGCTTTTGAGCGTTACGGCGCCGATGCCGTCACGCTGTCGCCGTTCATGGGATTTGACTCCGTAACGCCTTACCTCAAATACCACGGCAAGGGCGCATTCCTGCTGTGCCGCACCTCGAATCCTGGTGGCGACGATCTGCAAAACCAGCGCCTGGCGTCGGTCGAAGGGCAGCCACGGGTCTACGAACACATTGCCCGCCTGGCCCAGGGACCCTGGAACTTGAATGGGCAACTCGGCCTGGTGGTGGGCGCCACCTACCCCAATGAAATCGAACGGGTGCGCGAGCTCGCGCCCACACTGCCGCTGCTGATCCCGGGTGTCGGCGCGCAAGGTGGCGATGCGTTGGCCACGGTGCGGGCCGGGTTGCGCACCGATGCCAACGGCGCCATCACGGGTGCCGTGATCGTCAGCTCCTCGCGCGCCATTCTGTACGCCTCCAGTGGCGACGATTTTGCCCAGGCCGCCCGTGTCGAAGCGCAGCGCACCCGCGAGATGCTGAACGCGGCACGGGCTTGA
- the dacB gene encoding D-alanyl-D-alanine carboxypeptidase/D-alanyl-D-alanine-endopeptidase, whose translation MHRPSALPPLTSLKLLTPWLRPALGGCPRNLPAAACLLGLIFLGTLTPPAHAQTPAADPAMSTLPPSVLAALQRAGVPAQAMSALVLPVKSGGGERLSYRADASVNPASVMKLVTTYAAMDMLGPDFTWRTDFYTDGRLDNGSLRGNLYIRGGGDPKLVLERIHAAFWALQDKGVRVILGDMVLDHSAFELPEHDPGDFDGESLRPYNASPDALLVNFKSVILTFQPDAAAGVARVVSEPPLAGLAVDATVPLSRAACGDWRGALVARFEDANTIRFEGQYPSRCGEKVWPVAYQDPASYAARAMEGLWRASGGALTGRARTGLTPPGVKLLYEAQSLPLSEIIADVNHFSNNVMAQQVFLTLGRLAPARQEVRGVTRDQFQPLRTGRFERSREALSQWWRTTFGIRSTEPIMENGSGLSRNERITPQALATMLQHAARHPNGERFVQSLSVAGVSGTAARMAQGPNSLARGNAWLKTGTLRNVTGIAGFVDAVGGQRYVVVGFVNHEQASAARPALDALVEWTAGLPN comes from the coding sequence ATGCACCGGCCATCCGCTTTGCCCCCCCTGACTTCCCTGAAACTTTTGACGCCCTGGCTGCGCCCCGCGCTCGGCGGGTGCCCGCGCAACCTGCCGGCCGCTGCCTGCTTGCTGGGCCTGATCTTCCTGGGAACGCTCACCCCGCCAGCCCACGCTCAGACGCCGGCGGCCGATCCGGCCATGAGCACCCTGCCGCCCAGCGTGCTGGCGGCTTTGCAGCGCGCCGGCGTGCCCGCACAGGCCATGTCGGCGTTGGTGCTGCCTGTAAAAAGCGGTGGTGGCGAGCGTTTGAGCTACCGGGCCGATGCATCGGTCAACCCGGCCTCGGTGATGAAACTGGTGACCACCTACGCCGCCATGGACATGCTGGGCCCCGACTTCACCTGGCGCACCGATTTTTATACCGACGGGCGGCTGGACAACGGCAGCCTGCGCGGCAACCTGTACATCCGAGGCGGCGGCGATCCCAAGCTGGTGCTGGAGCGCATCCACGCGGCCTTCTGGGCGCTGCAGGACAAGGGTGTGCGCGTCATTTTGGGCGACATGGTGCTCGACCACAGCGCCTTTGAGCTGCCCGAACACGACCCTGGCGATTTCGACGGCGAGTCCCTGCGCCCCTACAACGCCAGCCCCGATGCCTTGCTGGTCAATTTCAAATCGGTCATTCTGACTTTTCAGCCCGATGCGGCCGCCGGTGTGGCGCGCGTGGTGAGCGAGCCCCCATTGGCCGGACTCGCGGTTGATGCCACGGTGCCCTTGTCGCGGGCCGCCTGCGGCGACTGGCGCGGCGCCCTGGTCGCGCGGTTTGAAGACGCGAACACGATCCGCTTTGAAGGCCAGTACCCCAGCCGCTGCGGCGAAAAAGTATGGCCTGTGGCCTACCAGGACCCGGCCAGCTACGCCGCACGCGCCATGGAGGGTTTGTGGCGCGCCAGCGGTGGCGCGTTGACGGGGCGGGCCCGCACGGGCCTCACGCCGCCCGGCGTGAAGCTGTTGTACGAAGCCCAGTCGCTGCCGCTCTCTGAGATCATTGCGGACGTCAACCACTTCAGCAACAACGTGATGGCCCAGCAGGTCTTTCTCACCCTGGGCCGGCTCGCACCCGCACGGCAAGAAGTGCGCGGGGTCACGCGAGACCAGTTCCAGCCCCTGCGCACCGGCCGCTTCGAGCGTTCGCGCGAAGCCCTGTCCCAGTGGTGGCGAACCACATTTGGCATCCGCAGCACCGAGCCCATCATGGAAAACGGCTCAGGCCTCTCGCGCAACGAACGCATCACGCCCCAGGCGTTGGCCACCATGCTGCAGCACGCCGCGCGGCACCCCAATGGCGAGCGGTTTGTGCAGTCGCTGTCGGTGGCCGGGGTGAGCGGCACCGCCGCCCGCATGGCCCAGGGCCCCAACAGCCTGGCGCGCGGCAACGCCTGGCTGAAGACCGGGACCCTGCGCAACGTGACCGGCATCGCCGGCTTCGTGGACGCGGTCGGCGGGCAGCGCTATGTGGTGGTGGGGTTTGTGAACCACGAGCAGGCGTCTGCGGCCCGGCCCGCACTCGATGCACTCGTCGAGTGGACGGCAGGGCTGCCCAACTGA
- a CDS encoding NAD(P)H-dependent oxidoreductase has protein sequence MSEFNNLNALFINTSLEKKAGNSHTRLLLDASASIMKKNGISVEHLHLAAHDVPPGVYPDMTVHGWAKDEWPTIWEKVKAAEILIVGTPLWLGEESSICRILIERLYAMSGDLNEKGQSVYYGKVGGCVITGNEDGIKHAAMTIGYALNHLGFTIPPQADCGWIGEAGPGLSYGDKKEGGGRAGFDNDFTQRNTTIMTWNCMHLARMLKGSGGIPNEGNNREAWKAGERFGFENPDG, from the coding sequence ATGAGTGAATTCAACAACCTGAACGCCCTGTTTATCAACACGTCACTAGAGAAAAAGGCGGGGAATAGCCATACGAGGCTGCTACTCGATGCTTCTGCATCCATCATGAAAAAGAACGGCATTTCTGTGGAGCACCTGCATCTGGCTGCACACGATGTACCTCCGGGCGTTTACCCCGACATGACCGTGCACGGATGGGCGAAGGACGAATGGCCGACGATTTGGGAGAAGGTGAAGGCGGCGGAGATCCTCATTGTGGGGACACCACTTTGGCTGGGGGAGGAGAGTTCCATCTGCCGCATACTGATTGAACGGCTGTACGCCATGTCAGGGGATCTCAATGAGAAAGGGCAGTCGGTCTATTACGGGAAGGTGGGCGGCTGTGTGATCACCGGGAACGAAGATGGCATCAAGCACGCGGCGATGACGATTGGATACGCGCTGAACCACTTGGGTTTTACGATACCGCCACAAGCCGATTGCGGCTGGATAGGCGAGGCAGGCCCCGGGCTCTCTTATGGTGACAAAAAGGAAGGCGGCGGGCGCGCCGGTTTCGACAACGATTTCACGCAACGAAACACGACCATCATGACCTGGAACTGCATGCATCTTGCGCGGATGCTCAAGGGGTCGGGTGGGATCCCGAACGAAGGCAATAACCGGGAGGCGTGGAAAGCTGGAGAACGGTTTGGCTTCGAAAACCCGGACGGATAA
- a CDS encoding EamA family transporter: MHALTRQQLILLVLLTVVWGLNWPIMKLGVTGFPPLTFRALCMWIGLPVLAVALKIKGIPFRIAREHWKEVALLAVANMFFWHALVVLAVQSLSSGRAAILGYTMPIFSALIGALVFGQRLPSRAWGGVAAAALGVVLLLWHEITALSGRPTGVAMMLVAACTWALGTQLMRRTTLPYLTLTIAFWMTVLTTLWMSGLATVFEQDRWAMPSLPVWGSIVYNAIGVFAFAQVAWLALARSLPPIASTLSVMMIPVLGVFSGAWWLGEILHWQDWTAVALVMFAILTVLLPARAKGADA; the protein is encoded by the coding sequence ATGCACGCCCTGACCCGCCAGCAACTGATCCTGCTCGTCCTGCTGACGGTGGTGTGGGGCCTGAACTGGCCCATCATGAAGCTCGGGGTCACCGGTTTCCCGCCCCTGACCTTCCGGGCCCTGTGCATGTGGATTGGCCTGCCCGTGCTCGCGGTGGCGCTGAAGATCAAGGGCATTCCTTTCCGCATCGCGCGCGAGCACTGGAAAGAAGTGGCGTTGCTGGCGGTCGCCAACATGTTTTTCTGGCATGCCCTGGTGGTGCTGGCGGTGCAATCGCTCTCCAGCGGGCGAGCGGCGATTCTGGGCTACACCATGCCGATTTTTTCTGCCCTCATCGGCGCACTGGTGTTTGGCCAGCGGCTGCCGAGCCGGGCCTGGGGCGGTGTGGCGGCGGCGGCACTGGGCGTGGTGCTGTTGCTGTGGCACGAAATCACGGCGCTCTCGGGGCGCCCGACCGGCGTGGCCATGATGCTGGTGGCGGCCTGCACCTGGGCGCTGGGCACGCAGCTGATGCGGCGCACCACCCTGCCCTACCTCACACTGACCATCGCGTTCTGGATGACGGTGCTCACCACGTTGTGGATGAGCGGACTGGCCACCGTGTTCGAGCAGGACCGCTGGGCCATGCCTTCCTTGCCGGTCTGGGGCTCCATCGTCTACAACGCCATCGGCGTCTTTGCCTTTGCCCAGGTGGCCTGGCTGGCACTGGCCCGCAGTTTGCCGCCGATTGCATCCACGCTGTCGGTGATGATGATTCCGGTGCTGGGCGTGTTCAGCGGCGCCTGGTGGCTGGGCGAGATCTTGCACTGGCAGGACTGGACGGCGGTGGCCCTGGTGATGTTTGCGATCCTGACCGTGTTGTTGCCTGCCCGAGCGAAAGGCGCAGACGCCTAA
- the tsaB gene encoding tRNA (adenosine(37)-N6)-threonylcarbamoyltransferase complex dimerization subunit type 1 TsaB, whose product MSPTLLRTPAHHRLLALETSTDQLSVAVGAGGEGGQVAEYNGPGAAQSSMHLLPSVQRLLTQVGWPLASLDAIVVARGPGSFTGLRTACAVAQGLAYGAQAASERVAEQGGLPVLPVDTLLALGEEARFRHAAAGGAPVGWVAAGLDARMGEMYVALYACGPEGLSPEPVQAPRLCAPPDWLGSVQSSLPPGMALTPGEVLWAGNAFQVYPEPLAGLPGPRVEALPTAAALLRLAPRLLAAGAAVAAADTLPVYVRDKVARTTDEREAARLAALGAA is encoded by the coding sequence ATGTCCCCGACCCTGCTTCGCACCCCAGCCCACCACCGATTGCTCGCCCTGGAGACCAGCACCGACCAGCTGTCGGTGGCGGTCGGGGCGGGTGGCGAGGGCGGACAAGTCGCCGAGTACAACGGTCCGGGTGCTGCACAGTCGTCCATGCACCTTTTGCCGTCGGTGCAACGCTTGCTGACCCAGGTGGGCTGGCCTCTGGCCTCGCTGGACGCGATCGTGGTGGCGCGAGGTCCGGGCTCCTTCACAGGATTGCGCACCGCCTGTGCGGTGGCGCAAGGGCTGGCTTATGGTGCGCAGGCCGCTTCTGAGCGGGTCGCCGAGCAAGGAGGCTTGCCGGTGCTGCCGGTGGACACCTTGCTGGCGCTGGGCGAAGAGGCGCGTTTCCGCCATGCCGCGGCCGGCGGTGCGCCTGTGGGTTGGGTGGCGGCCGGGCTGGACGCTCGCATGGGCGAAATGTATGTGGCGCTGTATGCCTGTGGTCCCGAAGGCCTGTCGCCTGAGCCGGTGCAGGCACCGCGCCTGTGTGCCCCGCCCGACTGGCTGGGCAGTGTGCAAAGCAGCTTGCCGCCCGGCATGGCGCTGACGCCGGGCGAGGTGCTGTGGGCAGGAAACGCTTTTCAGGTGTACCCCGAGCCGCTGGCGGGCCTGCCTGGCCCGCGTGTCGAGGCGCTGCCCACTGCGGCAGCCCTGTTGCGGCTGGCGCCCCGGCTGCTGGCAGCCGGGGCTGCTGTGGCGGCCGCTGACACGCTGCCGGTGTATGTGCGCGACAAAGTGGCCCGGACCACCGATGAGCGCGAAGCCGCGCGCCTGGCTGCTTTGGGGGCAGCATGA
- a CDS encoding glutathione S-transferase family protein: MKLFVSPRAPSPRRVLMFLVEKNVQGLTLVNVDLNAQEHKQAEYLSKSPLARVPALELDDGRVLTETRAICTYMEGLYPEPNLMGEDATERAFIEMADRRIEWYFLAPIANCIRHTHPGLAPLEQPQFPEFGLSQGAKLRETARWLDGELQKQDWVAGDRFTIADITAFCALEFARLMRFNPGKEGFSALQAWRDRVGQRPSARV; encoded by the coding sequence ATGAAACTGTTTGTCTCTCCCCGCGCGCCCAGCCCCCGGCGTGTGTTGATGTTCCTGGTGGAGAAAAATGTCCAGGGTCTCACCCTGGTCAATGTGGATCTCAATGCCCAGGAGCACAAACAGGCCGAATATCTGAGCAAGAGTCCGCTGGCGCGGGTGCCCGCCCTGGAGCTGGACGATGGCCGCGTGCTGACCGAGACCCGCGCCATCTGCACCTACATGGAGGGGCTTTACCCCGAACCCAACCTGATGGGTGAAGACGCCACCGAGCGCGCCTTCATCGAAATGGCCGACCGGCGCATCGAGTGGTATTTTCTCGCGCCCATTGCCAACTGCATCCGCCACACCCACCCGGGGCTGGCGCCGCTGGAGCAGCCGCAGTTTCCGGAATTTGGGCTTTCTCAAGGTGCCAAGCTGCGTGAGACCGCCCGCTGGCTCGACGGCGAGCTGCAAAAGCAGGACTGGGTGGCCGGCGACCGGTTCACCATTGCCGATATCACGGCGTTTTGTGCCCTGGAGTTCGCTCGCCTGATGCGCTTCAATCCGGGGAAGGAAGGGTTTTCGGCGCTGCAAGCCTGGCGCGACCGTGTGGGGCAACGACCGAGTGCGCGGGTCTGA
- a CDS encoding uracil-DNA glycosylase, whose product MSDNHPEPGADMSAPVDISFVPDLDARQRAMLAEMGVRVWAPKRALERAPVPEAQEAAVAAPPPPPVTTATTTPPARAVAEPARARAPVAEPSPPAPVAPAPLVAPVADGLDWPALQVAVGACEACGLCRSRKQAVLGTGSRLAHWMVVGEAPDEHDDAQGEPFSQQAGQLLDNMLAAVGVSREGAPEHAAYLTQALKCRPPASRSASAEEAAQCEPYLARQLELVQPRIILAMGRMAAQSMLQTKAPLGRLRGQVHQYRGVPLIATYDLGYLLRTPAAKREAWADLCLALETLRGA is encoded by the coding sequence ATGAGCGACAACCACCCGGAGCCCGGTGCGGACATGTCGGCGCCTGTTGACATTTCGTTCGTGCCCGACCTCGATGCGCGCCAGCGCGCGATGCTGGCCGAGATGGGGGTTCGGGTCTGGGCACCCAAGCGCGCGCTGGAGCGGGCTCCGGTCCCTGAGGCGCAAGAGGCTGCGGTGGCTGCGCCTCCGCCACCACCTGTGACCACTGCCACCACGACCCCGCCCGCCCGTGCAGTGGCCGAACCTGCCCGCGCCCGAGCGCCGGTGGCCGAGCCGTCACCGCCGGCCCCTGTGGCGCCAGCGCCCTTGGTGGCGCCAGTGGCAGACGGCCTGGACTGGCCGGCGCTGCAGGTGGCGGTGGGTGCTTGTGAGGCCTGTGGCCTGTGTCGCAGCCGCAAACAGGCGGTGCTTGGGACCGGCAGCCGCCTGGCCCACTGGATGGTGGTGGGGGAAGCCCCCGACGAACACGACGACGCACAAGGCGAGCCGTTTTCTCAACAGGCCGGGCAATTGCTCGACAACATGCTGGCGGCCGTGGGCGTCTCGCGGGAGGGCGCGCCCGAGCACGCCGCTTACCTGACTCAAGCCCTCAAATGCCGCCCACCGGCCAGCCGAAGTGCGTCGGCCGAAGAGGCTGCGCAGTGTGAGCCCTACCTTGCGCGCCAGCTGGAGCTGGTGCAACCCCGGATCATTCTGGCCATGGGGCGGATGGCGGCTCAGTCCATGCTGCAGACCAAGGCACCGCTGGGCCGCCTGCGCGGGCAGGTGCACCAGTACCGGGGGGTGCCCCTGATCGCCACCTACGATCTGGGCTACCTGCTGCGCACGCCCGCCGCCAAGCGCGAGGCCTGGGCCGATCTCTGCCTCGCGCTGGAGACCTTGCGGGGTGCCTGA
- the rimI gene encoding ribosomal protein S18-alanine N-acetyltransferase, protein MTEADLDGVAEVEKSAYAHPWSRKHFADSMGSGYPAMLLLGELLPGELAWPPRADGRVLLGYLVAMPGVEEVHLLNITVSPAHQRQGWARCLLDALVLWSRGHRALWLWLEARESNTPARALYTSYGFADMGVRKAYYPVGQGRREDAIVMNLSLQLSGAGEDTV, encoded by the coding sequence ATGACCGAAGCCGATCTGGATGGGGTGGCCGAGGTGGAAAAGTCCGCCTATGCCCACCCCTGGTCGCGCAAACACTTTGCCGATTCGATGGGGTCCGGCTACCCGGCCATGCTGTTGCTGGGCGAATTGCTGCCGGGCGAATTGGCATGGCCACCGCGCGCCGATGGCCGTGTCTTGCTGGGTTACCTGGTGGCCATGCCGGGTGTGGAGGAGGTGCACCTGCTCAACATCACCGTGTCTCCCGCACACCAGCGCCAGGGCTGGGCCCGATGCCTGCTGGACGCGCTGGTGTTGTGGTCGCGGGGGCACCGCGCCCTGTGGCTGTGGCTTGAGGCGCGGGAAAGCAACACGCCGGCGCGTGCCCTGTACACCAGCTATGGCTTTGCCGACATGGGCGTGCGCAAGGCGTATTACCCTGTGGGGCAGGGGCGGCGCGAAGATGCGATTGTGATGAATTTGAGCCTGCAACTTTCAGGCGCTGGGGAGGACACGGTATGA